The proteins below are encoded in one region of Pseudonocardia sp. DSM 110487:
- a CDS encoding D-glycero-alpha-D-manno-heptose-1,7-bisphosphate 7-phosphatase: MIVGRTNVRRTTVPEAVLFDRDGTLVVDVPYNGDPARVRPMPGARDALRLLREARIGAGVVTNQSGIARGLVTAEQAQRVNRRVEQLLGPFAVWEICPHGPADGCACRKPRPGMVLAAARRLGVAPDRLAVVGDIGADVEAATAAGATAVLVPTPVTRPEEVAAAPTVQPDLLSAVRHLLEAP, encoded by the coding sequence GTGATCGTTGGCCGCACGAACGTTCGCCGCACGACGGTGCCGGAGGCCGTCCTGTTCGACCGGGACGGCACCCTCGTCGTCGACGTGCCCTACAACGGTGACCCGGCACGGGTGCGCCCGATGCCCGGCGCGCGTGACGCCCTCCGCCTGCTGCGCGAGGCGCGGATCGGCGCGGGCGTCGTCACCAACCAGTCCGGCATCGCCCGCGGGCTGGTCACCGCCGAGCAGGCGCAGCGGGTCAACCGGCGGGTCGAGCAGCTGCTCGGTCCGTTCGCCGTGTGGGAGATCTGCCCGCACGGGCCGGCGGACGGCTGCGCGTGCCGCAAGCCCCGGCCGGGCATGGTGCTGGCCGCCGCCCGGCGGCTCGGCGTCGCGCCGGACCGGCTGGCCGTGGTCGGCGACATCGGTGCCGACGTCGAGGCGGCCACGGCTGCGGGTGCCACCGCGGTGCTCGTGCCCACGCCGGTGACCCGGCCCGAGGAGGTGGCCGCCGCGCCGACGGTGCAGCCCGACCTCCTGTCCGCCGTCCGCCACCTGCTGGAGGCCCCGTGA
- a CDS encoding glycosyltransferase family 9 protein: MTRRVLVVRLDGAGDVVLAGPAVRAAAAAPGAEVTLLCGPDGAAAGRLLPGVRRVLVWSSPWVIAPAPPVTAADVDDIVARLAAQTFDEAVVLTSFHQSPLPTALLLRLAGIPRITGASVDYPGSLLDVRLRPGEDLHEDLPEPDRALAIAAAAGFDLPPGDDGRLAVRRPPAVGPLLGPLSGRPYAVVHPGAAVPARRWPAQHHRRTVRLLARAGLPAVVTGGAGERELTAAVAGDDGLDLGGRTDLAQLTGVLAGASALVVGNTGAAHLAAAVGTPVVSLFAPVVPAVRWRPYGVPHVLLGDQHAPCRDSRARICPVPGHPCLARITPEQVLGAVRRLGAVPADEGPVKEGTP, from the coding sequence GTGACCCGCCGCGTTCTGGTGGTCCGCCTCGACGGCGCGGGCGACGTCGTGCTCGCCGGACCCGCCGTGCGGGCGGCCGCCGCGGCGCCGGGCGCCGAGGTGACCCTGCTCTGCGGCCCGGACGGCGCGGCCGCGGGCCGGCTGCTTCCGGGCGTGCGCCGGGTGCTGGTGTGGTCGAGCCCGTGGGTCATCGCCCCGGCGCCCCCGGTGACGGCCGCCGACGTGGACGACATCGTCGCGAGGCTCGCGGCGCAGACGTTCGACGAGGCCGTCGTGCTCACCTCGTTCCACCAGTCGCCGCTCCCGACGGCGCTGCTGCTGCGGCTGGCCGGCATCCCCCGCATCACCGGGGCGTCGGTCGACTACCCCGGCTCGCTGCTCGACGTGCGGCTGCGCCCCGGTGAGGACCTCCACGAAGACCTTCCCGAGCCCGATCGAGCGCTCGCGATCGCCGCCGCGGCGGGGTTCGACCTGCCACCCGGCGACGACGGGCGGCTCGCCGTGCGCCGCCCGCCCGCGGTGGGGCCGCTGCTCGGCCCGCTGTCCGGGCGGCCGTACGCCGTCGTGCACCCCGGAGCGGCGGTTCCGGCGCGGCGCTGGCCCGCCCAGCACCACCGCCGCACCGTGCGGTTACTCGCGCGGGCCGGCCTTCCCGCCGTCGTGACCGGCGGTGCGGGGGAGCGCGAGCTCACGGCCGCCGTCGCCGGCGACGACGGGCTGGACCTGGGAGGGCGCACCGACCTCGCCCAGCTCACCGGCGTCCTCGCCGGGGCGTCAGCGCTCGTCGTCGGCAACACCGGCGCCGCGCACCTCGCTGCCGCCGTGGGAACGCCGGTCGTCTCGCTCTTCGCTCCCGTGGTGCCGGCCGTGCGGTGGCGGCCCTACGGGGTGCCCCACGTGCTGCTCGGCGACCAGCACGCTCCGTGCCGCGACTCCCGGGCCCGGATCTGCCCGGTACCGGGCCACCCGTGCCTCGCCCGGATCACCCCCGAACAGGTCCTCGGCGCCGTCCGCCGCCTGGGGGCGGTGCCGGCGGATGAAGGACCGGTGAAGGAAGGAACGCCATGA
- a CDS encoding glycosyltransferase family 2 protein codes for MRAPELDILVPTCDRPVELATTLAGLAAQRHPFGVVLSDQSRGRPSYDTPAARTMLRALRAAGHRVRVGQHLPRRGLAEHRAALLAHSRARYVLFLDDDVWLEPGTVGRLHEAIATLGCGLVGAAVQGLSYLDDVRPEELAPFERWTGRPEPERVEPGTPAWDRWTLHNAANPAHLARRHLRPGERWVPYKIAWVGGCVLYDRPVLEACGGFGFWSDLPPSHCGEDVLAQLRVLAEAGGAGILPSGACHLEAPTTVPDRTVEAMDVVGSAS; via the coding sequence GTGAGGGCGCCTGAGCTGGACATCCTCGTCCCCACCTGCGACCGGCCGGTCGAGCTGGCCACGACGCTCGCCGGGCTGGCCGCGCAGCGCCACCCGTTCGGCGTCGTGCTGAGCGACCAGTCGCGTGGGCGGCCCTCCTACGACACCCCCGCCGCACGGACGATGCTGCGCGCCCTTCGAGCGGCCGGGCACCGGGTCCGCGTCGGTCAGCACCTGCCCCGGCGCGGGCTGGCCGAGCACCGCGCCGCCCTGCTGGCCCACTCTCGCGCGCGGTACGTCCTCTTCCTCGACGACGACGTGTGGCTCGAACCGGGCACCGTCGGCCGCCTGCACGAGGCGATCGCGACACTTGGCTGCGGGCTCGTCGGGGCCGCGGTGCAGGGCCTGTCGTACCTCGACGACGTGCGGCCGGAGGAGCTCGCCCCGTTCGAGAGGTGGACCGGGCGGCCGGAGCCGGAGCGGGTCGAGCCGGGCACGCCGGCATGGGACCGATGGACCCTGCACAACGCCGCCAACCCGGCGCACCTCGCCCGCAGGCACCTGCGCCCCGGGGAGCGGTGGGTGCCGTACAAGATCGCCTGGGTGGGCGGCTGCGTGCTCTACGACCGGCCCGTGCTCGAGGCGTGCGGCGGGTTCGGCTTCTGGTCCGACCTGCCCCCCTCACACTGCGGTGAGGACGTGCTCGCACAGCTTCGCGTGCTCGCGGAAGCCGGAGGCGCGGGGATCCTGCCCTCCGGCGCCTGCCACCTGGAGGCGCCGACCACGGTGCCGGATCGCACGGTGGAGGCCATGGACGTCGTCGGGAGCGCGTCGTGA
- a CDS encoding 1-phosphofructokinase family hexose kinase encodes MKPAVVLFAPSPLLTVTIEDRAGQPDIHVHPGGQGVWQARMISALGVPVVLCVALGGEAGDVLAHLLPGEGVELRAVRVGARNGGYVHDRRTGDREPIAEAPGGPLDRHEQDALYELVLAEGLRHGTALLAGPNSDQVIPAGLYRRLATDLGANGCRVAADLAGERLDAVLAGGPAVLKVSHEELVADGRAESDDPAALVAAMKQLRADGADTVIVSRAADPALALPAGTDTVLEIHVPPLEAAEPRGAGDSMTAGVVASLVRGDPVREALRTGAACGALNVVRRGLGTGGEAAVRVLAERVELVEWKG; translated from the coding sequence ATGAAGCCCGCCGTCGTCCTGTTCGCCCCGTCGCCGCTGCTCACCGTCACGATCGAGGATCGGGCGGGGCAGCCGGACATCCACGTCCACCCTGGCGGGCAGGGCGTGTGGCAGGCCCGGATGATCTCGGCGCTGGGCGTGCCGGTGGTGCTGTGCGTCGCACTCGGCGGCGAGGCCGGAGACGTGCTCGCGCACCTGCTGCCGGGCGAGGGTGTCGAGCTGCGCGCCGTGCGCGTGGGCGCGCGCAACGGCGGCTACGTGCACGACCGCCGCACCGGCGACCGCGAACCGATCGCCGAGGCACCCGGCGGTCCGCTGGACCGCCACGAGCAGGACGCGCTCTACGAGCTGGTGCTGGCCGAGGGGCTCCGGCATGGCACGGCACTGCTGGCGGGCCCGAACTCGGACCAGGTGATCCCGGCGGGCCTCTACCGGCGACTCGCGACCGACCTCGGCGCGAACGGCTGCCGGGTGGCCGCCGACCTCGCCGGGGAGCGCCTCGACGCGGTGCTGGCCGGCGGGCCCGCGGTGCTGAAGGTGAGCCACGAGGAGCTCGTCGCCGACGGGCGCGCGGAGAGCGATGACCCGGCGGCGCTGGTGGCCGCGATGAAGCAGCTGCGCGCCGACGGTGCCGACACCGTGATCGTCTCCCGAGCCGCGGATCCCGCGCTCGCGCTCCCCGCCGGGACCGACACCGTCCTGGAGATCCACGTGCCGCCGCTCGAGGCCGCAGAGCCGCGCGGGGCGGGAGACTCCATGACGGCGGGGGTGGTCGCCTCGCTGGTGCGCGGGGATCCGGTGCGGGAGGCGCTGCGGACCGGGGCGGCCTGTGGCGCGCTGAACGTGGTCCGCAGGGGGCTCGGCACCGGCGGCGAGGCGGCCGTACGGGTCCTGGCCGAGCGGGTCGAACTGGTCGAGTGGAAGGGATGA
- a CDS encoding formate--tetrahydrofolate ligase — MGTFPSDLAIAKGATLQPLADVAAGMGIGPHLITPYGREVAKIELAAIEELADRPRAKYVVVSAITPTPLGEGKTTTTVGLGQAMRHIGRSATVAIRQPSMGPTFGIKGGAAGGGYSQVVPMETLNLHLTGDFHAVTEAHNMLSAILDNHLFQGNALGIDQHNITWRRVLDVNDRVLRNIVVGLGSKGDGVPRQTGFDITAASEVMAIFALARSVPELRERLGRIVVAYTGAGKPVTAEDIGGAGAMAVIMRDALRPNLLQTLENTPVLVHAGPFGNIAHGNSSVVADLIGIHAGDFLVTEAGFGADMGAERFFNIKCRASGLRPDAAVVVTTVRALKAHSGRHRVVAGKPLPEAMLAENPDEVHAGGANLRKQIENIRLHGVSPVVAINAFPGDHPSEHAAIAEIAAAVGARSAVCTHFADGGRGAVELAQAVAEAAEEPSHFRFLYPDEAPLREKIETVARKVYGADGVDYDLVAARQLDSYERNGFGNLPVCIAKTHLSISSDASLKGAPTGWRLPVREVRASVGAGFIYPICGDMRTMPGLGANPAAHRIDLDANGDIVNLS; from the coding sequence ATGGGGACATTCCCGTCCGATCTGGCGATCGCGAAGGGTGCGACGTTGCAGCCGTTGGCCGACGTCGCGGCGGGGATGGGGATCGGGCCACACCTGATCACCCCGTACGGCCGGGAGGTCGCGAAGATCGAGCTGGCCGCGATCGAGGAACTGGCCGACCGGCCGCGCGCCAAGTACGTGGTGGTCTCCGCGATCACCCCGACCCCGCTCGGCGAGGGCAAGACCACCACGACGGTGGGCCTTGGCCAGGCGATGCGGCACATCGGGCGCAGCGCCACGGTGGCGATCCGGCAGCCGTCGATGGGCCCGACGTTCGGCATCAAGGGCGGAGCGGCGGGCGGCGGCTACTCGCAGGTGGTGCCGATGGAGACGCTGAACCTCCACCTCACGGGCGACTTCCACGCCGTCACCGAGGCGCACAACATGCTGTCGGCGATCCTGGACAACCACCTGTTCCAGGGCAACGCGCTCGGCATCGACCAGCACAACATCACGTGGCGCCGGGTGCTCGACGTGAACGACCGCGTGCTGCGCAACATCGTCGTCGGCCTCGGGTCGAAGGGCGACGGGGTGCCGCGCCAGACCGGCTTCGACATCACGGCAGCCTCCGAGGTGATGGCGATCTTCGCCCTGGCCCGGTCGGTTCCGGAGCTGCGGGAGCGGCTCGGGCGGATCGTCGTGGCCTACACGGGCGCGGGCAAACCGGTCACGGCGGAGGACATCGGCGGGGCCGGCGCGATGGCCGTGATCATGCGCGACGCGCTGCGGCCCAACCTGCTGCAGACGCTCGAGAACACCCCCGTGCTCGTGCACGCCGGACCGTTCGGCAACATCGCGCACGGCAACTCGTCCGTGGTCGCCGACCTGATCGGCATCCACGCGGGTGACTTCCTCGTCACGGAGGCCGGTTTCGGCGCCGACATGGGCGCCGAGCGGTTCTTCAACATCAAGTGCCGGGCGTCGGGGCTGCGGCCGGACGCCGCCGTCGTCGTCACCACCGTGCGCGCGCTCAAGGCGCACTCCGGGCGGCACCGCGTCGTCGCGGGCAAGCCGCTGCCGGAGGCGATGCTCGCCGAGAACCCCGACGAGGTGCACGCGGGCGGCGCGAACCTGCGCAAGCAGATCGAGAACATCCGGCTGCACGGGGTCTCCCCCGTCGTCGCGATCAACGCGTTCCCCGGCGACCACCCGAGCGAGCACGCGGCGATCGCGGAGATCGCCGCGGCGGTGGGCGCCCGATCGGCCGTCTGCACGCACTTCGCCGACGGCGGGCGCGGTGCGGTCGAGCTGGCGCAGGCGGTGGCCGAGGCCGCCGAGGAGCCGTCGCACTTCCGGTTCCTCTACCCCGACGAGGCGCCCCTGCGCGAGAAGATCGAGACCGTCGCCCGGAAGGTCTACGGCGCCGACGGCGTCGACTACGACCTCGTCGCGGCGCGCCAGCTCGACTCCTACGAGCGCAACGGGTTCGGCAACCTGCCCGTCTGCATCGCGAAGACGCACCTGTCCATCTCATCGGACGCGTCGCTGAAGGGCGCGCCCACCGGCTGGCGGCTGCCGGTGCGGGAGGTGCGGGCGTCGGTCGGGGCCGGGTTCATCTACCCGATCTGCGGAGACATGCGGACCATGCCCGGCCTCGGCGCCAACCCCGCGGCCCACCGCATCGACCTGGACGCGAACGGGGACATCGTGAACCTCTCGTAG
- the surE gene encoding 5'/3'-nucleotidase SurE, producing the protein MTNDDGIDSPGLAALTRLATEAGLDVVVAAPATQSSGASAAITAVREEGRTVVQRRELPDRPDVPAWAVRAQPGHIVVAALTGWLDPAPDLVLSGINHGANVGRAVLHSGTVGAVLTAAVHDVRGLAVSLDVALHPTGERHWDAADDLFPRVLDLLLAAPPGTSLSLNVPDRPPAEHDELREARLAAFGAVQARVDEVGDQGLRLGEIEVGAEPEPGTDGALLRAGHPTLTALCSVSENERALVGALGPGRRPAVHESAR; encoded by the coding sequence GTGACGAACGACGACGGCATCGACTCCCCCGGCCTCGCCGCGCTGACGCGGCTGGCGACGGAGGCCGGGCTCGACGTCGTGGTGGCCGCGCCCGCCACGCAGTCGAGCGGTGCGAGCGCCGCGATCACGGCCGTGCGCGAGGAGGGCCGCACCGTCGTGCAGCGCCGCGAGCTGCCCGACCGGCCGGACGTGCCGGCGTGGGCGGTGCGGGCGCAGCCGGGCCACATCGTCGTCGCCGCGCTGACGGGCTGGCTCGACCCGGCTCCCGACCTCGTGCTGTCGGGCATCAACCACGGCGCCAACGTCGGGCGTGCGGTGCTGCACTCGGGCACCGTGGGCGCGGTCCTCACCGCAGCGGTGCACGACGTGCGCGGGCTCGCCGTGAGCCTCGACGTCGCGCTGCACCCCACCGGGGAACGCCACTGGGACGCAGCCGACGACCTCTTCCCGCGCGTGCTGGACCTCCTGCTCGCCGCGCCGCCGGGAACGTCGCTGTCGCTGAACGTGCCCGACCGGCCCCCGGCCGAGCACGACGAGCTGCGGGAGGCCCGCCTCGCCGCGTTCGGCGCCGTGCAGGCCCGCGTCGATGAGGTGGGCGACCAGGGGCTGCGCCTCGGCGAGATCGAGGTCGGCGCCGAGCCGGAGCCGGGCACCGACGGCGCCCTGCTCCGGGCGGGACATCCGACACTCACCGCGCTGTGCTCCGTCTCGGAGAACGAGAGGGCCCTGGTAGGAGCGCTGGGGCCCGGCCGACGGCCGGCGGTGCACGAGTCGGCGCGGTGA
- a CDS encoding SDR family oxidoreductase, translating into MTRTLPAPTTTPRAPRPVGTVLVTGAASGLGRAVATSIAAAGGTPLLLDRVPVEPDPLLADAPSVVTDLADGRGSEAAIGRLLSDAGGLDGVVTAAGTDRCGPMAEVPAAEWERVIGVNLLGTAAVIRAALPALTASRGRIVTVASTLGVRALPDASAYCASKFGVVGMTRALAAELAGTVGVTLLVPGGMDTAFFDGRPAQYQPGPDAQLNDPAEVADAVVYALTRPDGSEVREMVVCASTEPSWP; encoded by the coding sequence ATGACACGCACCCTCCCCGCCCCGACCACCACGCCCCGCGCCCCCCGGCCGGTCGGGACCGTCCTCGTCACCGGCGCCGCGTCGGGCCTCGGCCGCGCGGTGGCCACGTCGATCGCGGCGGCTGGGGGCACGCCGCTGCTGCTCGACCGGGTCCCGGTCGAGCCGGACCCGCTGCTGGCGGACGCGCCGTCCGTCGTCACCGACCTGGCCGATGGCAGGGGGAGCGAGGCGGCAATCGGTCGTCTGCTCTCCGATGCGGGTGGGCTCGACGGCGTGGTCACCGCCGCGGGCACCGACCGGTGCGGGCCAATGGCCGAGGTCCCGGCCGCGGAGTGGGAGCGGGTGATCGGGGTGAACCTGCTCGGCACCGCCGCGGTGATCCGCGCCGCGCTCCCGGCGCTCACGGCCTCCCGCGGTCGCATCGTCACCGTCGCCTCCACGCTGGGCGTGCGCGCGCTGCCGGACGCGTCGGCCTACTGCGCCTCGAAGTTCGGGGTCGTGGGCATGACCCGCGCGCTGGCCGCTGAGCTCGCCGGCACGGTGGGGGTGACGCTCCTCGTGCCCGGCGGCATGGACACCGCCTTCTTCGACGGCCGCCCCGCGCAGTACCAGCCCGGTCCCGACGCGCAGCTCAACGATCCGGCCGAGGTGGCCGACGCCGTGGTCTACGCGCTCACGCGGCCCGACGGGTCCGAGGTGCGCGAGATGGTCGTGTGCGCCTCCACGGAGCCGTCGTGGCCGTGA
- the rfaE2 gene encoding D-glycero-beta-D-manno-heptose 1-phosphate adenylyltransferase: protein MPGPGETLTDPAAPAALAGRIATRAPRVVVVGDALLDGWLSGPARRLGRDGPVPVVELAETSTAPGGAGNAAANLAALGARADLVAVLGDDAGGVELRELLHAGGVGTTHCVTEPGRATAVKRRLMTAGQPLARYDAGPDHPPRPGTIAALVKGLEAALAEPADAVVVADYGLGALDERVRAALSRLRERIPLLVVDAHAPDGWGALRPDVLTPSLAEASALIGAPEPAGKGRAAWVLAHRAELIGAAGGGEVIVTLDVDGAVRLPAESATPAQRSAARPGPESRACGAGDTFTAATAAARAAGICPQQAFVLAQCAADVAVEQDGTAVCTTGALTARLAERDRGGLLTHRDLMAVVGHHRRRGSRIVFTNGCFDVLHRGHVAYLRQARALGDVLVVALNDDDSVARLKGPERPVNPLEDRAGVVGAIECVDLVTSFADDTPAALLEAVRPDVYTKGGDYTPQMLPETPIVERLGGEVRVLDYLSDHSTSAIVGRIKAGRS from the coding sequence ATGCCTGGTCCCGGTGAAACCCTGACCGACCCGGCCGCCCCCGCGGCTCTCGCCGGTCGCATCGCCACCCGGGCGCCACGGGTCGTCGTCGTGGGCGACGCCCTGCTCGACGGCTGGCTCTCCGGGCCAGCCCGCAGGCTCGGGCGCGACGGCCCCGTGCCGGTGGTCGAGCTGGCCGAGACCAGCACGGCGCCGGGCGGCGCGGGCAACGCCGCGGCCAACCTCGCCGCGCTGGGCGCGCGCGCCGACCTGGTGGCCGTGCTCGGCGACGACGCGGGCGGCGTCGAGCTGCGCGAACTGCTCCACGCCGGGGGTGTGGGCACGACGCACTGCGTCACCGAGCCGGGGCGCGCCACCGCGGTCAAGCGCCGCCTGATGACCGCGGGCCAGCCGCTCGCCCGCTACGACGCGGGACCGGATCACCCGCCGCGGCCCGGTACGATCGCCGCGCTGGTGAAGGGCCTCGAGGCGGCGCTCGCCGAGCCCGCCGACGCCGTGGTCGTCGCCGACTACGGGCTCGGCGCGCTCGACGAGCGGGTGCGGGCCGCGCTGTCGCGGCTGCGGGAGCGGATCCCGCTGCTGGTCGTCGACGCTCACGCGCCCGACGGGTGGGGTGCCTTGCGTCCGGACGTGCTCACCCCGAGCCTTGCGGAGGCGTCCGCCCTGATCGGGGCCCCTGAGCCGGCAGGGAAGGGACGCGCGGCGTGGGTGCTCGCCCACCGGGCCGAGCTGATCGGCGCCGCGGGCGGCGGGGAGGTCATCGTGACCCTCGACGTCGACGGCGCCGTGCGGCTGCCCGCCGAGTCCGCCACGCCTGCCCAGCGGTCGGCGGCCCGCCCCGGCCCTGAGTCCCGCGCGTGCGGGGCGGGCGACACCTTCACCGCGGCCACGGCAGCGGCCCGCGCGGCCGGGATCTGCCCGCAGCAGGCCTTCGTGCTGGCGCAGTGCGCCGCCGACGTCGCGGTGGAACAGGACGGCACCGCGGTGTGCACCACCGGCGCCCTCACCGCGCGGCTGGCCGAGCGCGACCGCGGCGGCCTGCTGACCCATCGCGACCTCATGGCCGTCGTCGGCCACCACCGCCGTCGCGGTAGCCGGATCGTGTTCACGAACGGCTGTTTCGACGTGTTGCACCGCGGACACGTCGCCTACCTGCGGCAGGCCCGCGCGCTCGGCGACGTGCTCGTCGTGGCGCTCAACGACGACGACAGCGTGGCGCGGCTCAAGGGCCCGGAGCGGCCGGTGAACCCCCTCGAGGACCGCGCCGGCGTCGTGGGCGCGATCGAGTGCGTGGACCTGGTGACCTCGTTCGCCGACGACACCCCCGCCGCGCTGCTGGAGGCCGTGCGCCCCGACGTCTACACCAAGGGCGGTGACTACACGCCGCAGATGCTGCCCGAGACGCCGATCGTCGAGCGGCTCGGCGGCGAGGTCAGGGTGCTCGACTACCTGTCCGACCACTCGACGAGCGCGATCGTCGGCCGGATCAAGGCGGGCCGGTCGTGA
- a CDS encoding bifunctional heptose 7-phosphate kinase/heptose 1-phosphate adenyltransferase → MSARPVVVVGDALLDVDVEGTVERMCPDAPAPVLDVGDESARPGGAGLAAALVAGRGAPVRLVTALERDEPGRRLFDLLDGTLDVLAGPAMGGTVVKCRWRTGGRTLLRTDHGRGVPAPRFAARLGLGRVLAGAGAVLVSDYGRGVAADPQVRGALTRAVARGVPVVWDPHPRGPEPVPGVTLATPNLAEARRAVAGPDGTADRVGPELAGRLVELWDARAVAVTLGSGGAVVRHRDGSGSETLAPAVDGGDPCGAGDHFAGGVAAALAAGADVDDAVAEAVREAAGFVERGGGATVRRRGNRWLQAAEPDLVAGTPPSGHRVA, encoded by the coding sequence GTGAGCGCCCGGCCCGTCGTGGTGGTCGGCGACGCGCTGCTCGACGTGGACGTCGAGGGCACCGTCGAGCGGATGTGCCCGGACGCGCCCGCCCCGGTGCTCGACGTCGGGGACGAGTCGGCCCGGCCGGGCGGGGCGGGGCTCGCCGCTGCCCTGGTGGCCGGGCGGGGTGCCCCGGTGCGGCTGGTCACGGCACTGGAGCGCGACGAGCCCGGCCGGCGCCTGTTCGACCTGCTCGACGGGACGCTCGACGTGCTCGCGGGCCCCGCGATGGGCGGCACCGTCGTGAAGTGCCGGTGGCGGACCGGAGGCCGGACGCTGCTGCGCACCGACCACGGTCGCGGCGTGCCGGCACCGCGGTTCGCGGCTCGGCTCGGCCTCGGCCGCGTGCTCGCCGGCGCTGGCGCGGTGCTGGTGTCGGACTACGGGCGCGGCGTCGCGGCCGACCCGCAGGTGCGTGGGGCACTCACGCGAGCGGTCGCCCGCGGGGTGCCGGTCGTCTGGGACCCGCACCCGCGGGGCCCCGAGCCCGTACCCGGCGTCACCCTCGCCACCCCGAACCTGGCCGAGGCGCGGCGTGCCGTGGCCGGACCGGACGGGACGGCCGACCGGGTGGGGCCGGAGCTCGCGGGGCGGCTGGTCGAGCTCTGGGACGCCCGCGCCGTCGCGGTCACCCTCGGGAGCGGTGGTGCGGTGGTGCGTCACCGGGACGGGAGTGGCTCCGAAACGCTCGCACCGGCCGTGGACGGGGGCGACCCGTGCGGTGCAGGCGACCACTTCGCGGGCGGCGTGGCCGCCGCGCTCGCCGCCGGTGCCGATGTGGATGACGCCGTCGCGGAGGCCGTCCGCGAAGCGGCGGGCTTCGTCGAGCGGGGCGGCGGCGCGACGGTGCGGCGCCGCGGGAACCGCTGGTTGCAGGCGGCCGAGCCGGACCTCGTGGCCGGCACGCCACCGTCCGGCCACCGCGTCGCCTGA
- a CDS encoding glycosyltransferase family 9 protein, with protein MAVTAGPGTAVPGQHPGADRGGPVDLSTIRRVLVVRADNIGDVVTTTPALRALRAAAPDAAIDLLASPAGSAVVPMIPELDGVLVTSASWQQLPGASAADEHAERALLERVAVAGYDVLLVFTSFSQSPWPVAHLGLLAGIGTRVAHSREFGGAVATHWVTPPPDATHQVDRALHLLAAVGVPHRGRETALSVPAAARRDAAALAPGRPFAVLAPGASCAARRYPAQRFGAAAAEIARAGLPVLVAGSEPETPLVARVAAAAGQPDVTPVPPVPLPVFTALIARAAVAVTNNSGGMHLADAVRTPVAVTYAGTERPEELRPRGTRATLLGRPVPCSPCRQLTCPFQHECLDVPPGEVAAAALALAGPRPERGSDFTEEIPCLVPVKP; from the coding sequence GTGGCCGTGACCGCCGGCCCGGGGACGGCCGTCCCGGGACAGCACCCCGGCGCCGATCGTGGCGGACCGGTCGACCTGAGCACCATCCGGCGCGTGCTCGTGGTGCGTGCCGACAACATCGGCGACGTCGTCACCACGACGCCGGCCCTGCGGGCGCTGCGCGCGGCCGCGCCGGACGCGGCCATCGACCTGCTCGCGTCGCCCGCGGGCTCCGCGGTCGTCCCGATGATCCCCGAGCTCGACGGCGTGCTGGTCACCTCGGCGTCATGGCAGCAGCTGCCGGGTGCGAGCGCTGCGGACGAGCACGCCGAGCGCGCGTTGCTGGAACGGGTCGCCGTGGCCGGATACGACGTGCTGCTCGTGTTCACGTCGTTCTCCCAGTCGCCGTGGCCGGTGGCGCATCTCGGGCTGCTCGCCGGGATCGGGACGAGGGTCGCGCACTCCCGCGAGTTCGGCGGCGCGGTCGCCACCCACTGGGTGACGCCACCGCCGGACGCCACGCACCAGGTGGACAGGGCACTGCACCTGCTCGCCGCGGTCGGCGTGCCGCACAGGGGCAGGGAGACAGCGCTCTCCGTGCCGGCCGCCGCGCGGCGCGACGCCGCGGCGCTCGCCCCGGGCCGTCCGTTCGCGGTGCTCGCACCCGGTGCGTCCTGCGCCGCACGGCGCTACCCGGCGCAGCGGTTCGGCGCGGCCGCGGCGGAGATCGCCCGCGCGGGGCTGCCGGTCCTCGTCGCCGGGTCCGAGCCGGAGACGCCCCTCGTCGCGCGGGTCGCCGCCGCCGCGGGGCAGCCGGACGTCACACCTGTACCGCCCGTACCGCTTCCCGTGTTCACCGCGCTGATCGCCCGCGCGGCGGTCGCCGTCACCAACAACTCCGGCGGCATGCACCTCGCCGACGCTGTCCGCACGCCGGTCGCCGTCACGTACGCAGGAACCGAGCGGCCGGAGGAGCTGCGCCCGCGCGGCACGCGGGCGACGCTGCTGGGCCGCCCCGTCCCGTGCTCGCCGTGCCGGCAGCTGACCTGCCCGTTCCAGCACGAGTGCCTCGACGTCCCGCCCGGCGAGGTCGCCGCGGCCGCGCTCGCCCTCGCGGGACCTCGCCCTGAACGAGGCTCCGACTTCACGGAGGAGATCCCATGCCTGGTCCCGGTGAAACCCTGA